Proteins found in one Clostridium butyricum genomic segment:
- a CDS encoding energy-coupling factor transporter transmembrane component T family protein — MKLVDNMTEFLTVENIKFEIMRIAYGNPNSILSKIDARVIIIWYLFFSLIPWFISDIHILLSLFVLTVAFSYYSRISLFVVILLALSFITENITVSIMTLFMGGSKDVFMAMFIVSLKLLIISLSTVCIFTSMDPEILSDALIKFGLPPKFGFGISYGYRMIPILIDEYNSIFNSFRLRGKRPENKKFFGKNIIAYYLKILMKSFYPMILNTAKRVRSTVEALETKGFSESAENPKVKKLKLSYMRIKKNDYIFIIISTTLVILTICIGNLF; from the coding sequence ATGAAGCTAGTTGATAATATGACTGAATTTTTGACTGTTGAAAATATTAAATTTGAAATAATGAGAATAGCTTATGGCAATCCCAATTCTATTTTGTCCAAAATAGATGCTAGGGTAATTATAATATGGTATTTATTTTTTAGTTTAATACCTTGGTTTATAAGTGATATACATATATTACTTTCATTGTTTGTTTTAACAGTAGCTTTTAGTTATTACAGTAGAATAAGTTTATTTGTAGTTATATTGTTAGCTTTAAGTTTTATTACAGAGAATATAACAGTAAGTATAATGACTTTATTTATGGGTGGAAGTAAAGATGTGTTTATGGCCATGTTTATTGTTTCATTAAAGCTTTTGATAATATCATTATCTACAGTTTGTATATTTACAAGTATGGATCCTGAAATTTTAAGTGATGCATTGATTAAATTTGGTCTTCCACCAAAGTTTGGTTTTGGTATATCATATGGATATAGAATGATACCAATACTTATTGATGAATATAACAGTATTTTTAATTCCTTTAGATTACGAGGTAAAAGACCTGAAAATAAAAAGTTCTTTGGTAAAAACATTATAGCATATTATCTTAAAATTTTAATGAAGTCATTTTATCCAATGATTTTAAATACTGCAAAAAGAGTACGTAGTACAGTTGAAGCATTAGAAACAAAAGGATTTAGTGAGAGTGCAGAAAATCCAAAGGTGAAAAAATTAAAACTTTCTTATATGAGAATAAAAAAGAATGATTATATATTTATAATAATTTCTACAACATTAGTTATTTTAACAATATGTATTGGAAATCTATTTTAG
- a CDS encoding fibronectin type III domain-containing protein, with protein MKKIISCTLAASVAGTSLATINPKDVQAIENNLDLSNSIKDDLVNVEIENTEEIIESESDNKEDIEDSELKDDEVNESELPKEEIIEDNTEEKQEESGEKNEDKTSEEEDLVQDDPNKNDDNENGEVADEIEDNSEEIVEEDDILDEIKENIDDSEIKVVGKLELDLNFAMPLVNSDDLDILVKLQRGSNTIGIIDLSKGVVEIASKEDEDLSEKAETKNSKLKSKKSVNNEEGKLESGITYKIDKYNYQRKPLNDDESIYYIKVTFEGLERDIYSIDVSGSGYRETKVDNIEIMDYSKRVKLGNSLSQTGYNTAFLAGDINGDSIIDMEDYQLVFDKIGIKNTKTDLKKYDLNRDGKIDVADLSVVYENIGKNQEEAKVENTDKIIDINEIKLETNAELNGSTLNDILLNNNSVVKLGMKDGENPSEENPLTIFLDLSSSKRRSKEDGIEMEQIVIKSPENESDDGAGPSEGFIIYTDENGNEHRVEFSDTNEEIMTISSNNDIIIDLGKQVAVKEISINVTSNRGNKNISEIAKIEFLNNVYKEIPKPDMNIPVIKTLETSTEMHDERITISWEPEPNVTSYEVKYEKLNDNGQVIKTKKLQTNKTHLNILDKDISPYDFYRVSIQSLNGDWSSGYEEKTDDHTGYDGKPDNVDSDFNPIQSYYNGDKGRVTEVQVIPLRAPEVPRNLSTAQGYKSFTVGWENHRQARDFDVYYRKVGDNLWVKANERDENGNRLIVSETSSEVTNPNKKTLIRSHSYTINGLEDNANYEVRVTATNHLGTSKMSETYLASTVSIIEPAMSQYKLINRPTSENSIGTKHIINVTNKLDEDGWGKNDSALSYDSKYALVDGDFSTSWKVRDWDTGAVYGSNRGSIITFDNEYEIGQIAFSKTLEQGYDGWSNKVKITYWDKDGASKSVNAKSVQAKSSNGQEYYVATLASPIKTNKIKVDTAGYGSQTISELRFYEYDSLSDDIAGLYSDDLRIVIRDGVKQSDLDRLYERLNTKDPVCDEYHPNRETLLKELDNAQKLFNDQEVSANITTLDASIRTDNIGPSLGMENSYQSLGSVARPNALKATEKEKIIVYMGSTDSNTKVDIAFLQNYGQPGSYMSKVYTISPGVTEIEIPTIFSADVEKGGQVMARVTSGSTGATVKIRLSGVDEIPHLNVNNIINDTSKVNEVKDNIRTYIRDLKTYVNELPQRYPETVSDEDKINNIYKYEKTTSVLNTTDIEGDRFTLTLPATEILAGIEQGLSGNEEEEVERVYNALLAWEQEIQVGYAKKGVFEEVKDFNNNGEIDSEDDVYFNSNKAPLTRLNVKYQRMMMGAAAYSSSHHIGVGFGASSYMQGIPYKFDEDGNVTNQDEARLYGTLMGHEIGHSMDISNRIYPETSNNLLASITQTMLNEDNPLTSGAMNTLYEKVTSNTIGLSTNRSVVLGMLWQPYLAYEDNDTYKMLITDFDENTSNDSYFAKLNRAYRNMSAEEKADGDRDQYLIRMTSKVAGRNLSSFYIAHGIIPNATTRAYVSQFKEETRPIQYINDEARRMRMSKKADMESDTYLIASFGKDSNGNKVTDGSYVNSKEVKIELSVDKSEENILGYEIYRNGLPCGFVTRDKDKSVTVYTDTLDSLNNRVIEYKAIAYDYNLNSTNEVELGTVKVRHDGGVAKSSIEISSNTISVHEENNDIHSSCSNEDLKYALDNDDNTYYEGRMFVNGEYNSSVHESVMNPNNNPYIILDTTELKTLVGIKYTAPTEEKGLIFKKSGIVDSALKKFKIEVSKDGNEWTTVKTFDKEPLSLSGENPSATIYFDAEGVTGGTQLASYNARYVKITALGTKQISAAELELITPPGDNIEIGVAVDNINYENGIGLLKEDYAYQLDNPDTEENEFRKIPKGSVIITGEYRGNPAFNVPLVLNQNEEHIADKYNGLLFAQIPDNGDLKEISEGNWVYWVEPEYLDHFMKENKEIFAELYRTDTADASEGGQRLVSDTFKVTVPEILPEITLNSATGFRASKSLVTMKIDDTLINNISENR; from the coding sequence GTGAAAAAAATAATATCATGTACATTAGCAGCTTCTGTAGCAGGAACATCTTTAGCCACAATTAATCCTAAAGATGTACAAGCTATAGAGAACAATCTAGATTTATCTAATTCAATTAAGGATGATTTAGTTAATGTTGAAATCGAAAATACAGAAGAGATTATTGAAAGTGAGAGTGATAATAAGGAAGATATAGAAGATTCAGAATTAAAAGATGATGAAGTAAACGAAAGTGAGTTACCAAAAGAAGAGATTATAGAAGATAATACAGAAGAAAAACAAGAAGAATCAGGTGAAAAAAATGAAGATAAGACTTCTGAAGAAGAGGATTTAGTTCAAGATGATCCAAATAAAAATGACGACAATGAAAATGGAGAAGTTGCAGATGAAATAGAAGATAACAGTGAAGAAATAGTTGAAGAAGATGATATATTAGACGAAATTAAAGAAAATATAGATGATTCTGAAATAAAGGTTGTTGGAAAATTAGAATTAGATTTAAATTTTGCCATGCCACTAGTAAATTCAGATGATTTAGATATTTTGGTGAAATTACAAAGAGGAAGCAATACTATAGGTATAATCGATTTATCTAAGGGAGTTGTTGAAATAGCATCTAAAGAAGATGAGGATTTAAGTGAAAAAGCTGAGACTAAAAACAGTAAGTTAAAAAGTAAGAAATCAGTTAATAATGAAGAGGGAAAATTAGAGTCTGGTATTACATATAAAATAGATAAATATAATTATCAGAGAAAACCTTTAAATGATGATGAAAGTATTTATTATATAAAGGTTACATTTGAAGGACTTGAAAGAGATATTTATTCAATAGATGTTTCTGGATCAGGTTATAGAGAAACAAAAGTAGATAATATTGAAATAATGGATTATTCAAAGAGAGTAAAACTAGGAAATTCACTTTCACAAACAGGATATAATACTGCTTTCTTGGCTGGAGATATTAATGGAGACTCTATAATTGATATGGAAGATTATCAATTGGTTTTTGATAAAATTGGAATTAAAAACACTAAAACAGATTTGAAGAAGTATGATTTAAATAGAGATGGAAAGATAGATGTAGCAGATTTATCTGTTGTATATGAAAATATAGGAAAAAATCAAGAAGAAGCAAAGGTTGAGAATACAGATAAGATTATAGATATTAATGAAATTAAGCTAGAAACTAATGCAGAACTTAATGGAAGTACATTAAATGACATATTATTAAATAATAATTCTGTAGTTAAGTTAGGAATGAAAGATGGAGAAAATCCAAGTGAAGAAAATCCATTAACTATATTTTTGGATTTAAGTTCATCAAAAAGAAGAAGTAAAGAAGATGGAATAGAAATGGAGCAGATTGTAATAAAGTCACCAGAAAATGAAAGTGATGATGGTGCAGGACCGTCAGAAGGTTTTATTATATATACAGATGAAAATGGAAATGAACATAGAGTAGAATTTAGTGATACCAATGAAGAAATAATGACAATATCATCAAATAACGATATTATAATTGATTTAGGAAAGCAGGTAGCTGTAAAGGAAATATCTATAAATGTAACTTCTAATAGAGGTAATAAAAATATATCTGAAATAGCTAAAATTGAATTCTTGAATAATGTATATAAGGAAATTCCAAAGCCAGATATGAATATACCAGTAATAAAGACCCTTGAAACATCAACAGAAATGCATGATGAAAGAATAACTATCTCATGGGAACCAGAACCTAATGTTACAAGTTATGAAGTAAAATATGAAAAATTAAATGATAATGGTCAAGTAATAAAAACAAAAAAACTTCAAACAAACAAAACTCATTTAAATATACTAGATAAGGATATAAGCCCTTATGATTTTTATAGAGTAAGTATACAATCATTAAATGGTGACTGGTCTAGTGGATATGAAGAAAAGACAGATGATCATACTGGTTATGATGGAAAACCAGATAATGTAGATAGTGATTTCAATCCAATACAGAGTTATTACAATGGAGATAAAGGAAGAGTAACTGAAGTTCAGGTAATTCCATTAAGAGCACCTGAAGTTCCAAGAAATCTAAGTACAGCTCAAGGGTATAAATCATTTACTGTAGGATGGGAGAATCATAGACAAGCTAGAGACTTTGATGTTTATTATAGAAAAGTTGGTGATAACTTATGGGTTAAAGCTAATGAAAGGGATGAAAATGGCAATAGATTGATAGTTTCTGAAACTAGTTCCGAAGTTACTAATCCTAATAAAAAGACCTTGATAAGATCTCATAGCTATACAATAAATGGACTAGAAGATAATGCAAATTATGAAGTAAGGGTTACTGCTACGAACCATTTAGGTACTAGTAAAATGTCTGAAACATATCTTGCAAGTACAGTTTCTATCATAGAGCCTGCAATGAGTCAATATAAATTAATAAATAGACCAACATCAGAAAATTCAATAGGTACAAAACATATAATTAATGTTACTAATAAGCTTGATGAAGATGGATGGGGAAAAAATGATAGTGCATTATCATATGATTCTAAATATGCATTGGTAGATGGAGATTTTTCTACATCATGGAAAGTTAGAGACTGGGATACTGGAGCAGTTTATGGTTCAAACCGTGGTTCTATAATAACATTTGATAATGAATATGAAATTGGACAAATTGCTTTTTCTAAAACATTAGAACAAGGGTATGATGGCTGGAGTAATAAAGTTAAAATAACTTATTGGGATAAAGATGGAGCTTCAAAATCTGTTAATGCAAAATCTGTACAAGCAAAAAGTTCTAATGGACAGGAATATTATGTTGCAACATTAGCAAGTCCTATTAAGACTAATAAAATAAAGGTAGATACAGCAGGTTATGGATCTCAGACAATATCTGAATTAAGATTCTATGAATATGACAGTTTAAGTGATGATATTGCAGGATTATATAGTGATGATTTAAGGATTGTAATAAGAGATGGTGTTAAGCAGAGTGATTTAGATAGATTATATGAAAGATTAAATACTAAAGATCCTGTATGTGATGAGTATCATCCAAACAGAGAAACCCTTTTAAAAGAACTAGATAATGCACAGAAGTTATTTAATGATCAAGAAGTATCAGCCAATATAACTACATTAGATGCAAGTATAAGAACTGATAACATAGGACCATCACTTGGTATGGAAAATTCTTATCAGTCATTAGGATCAGTTGCAAGACCAAATGCTTTAAAAGCCACAGAAAAAGAAAAGATAATAGTTTATATGGGATCGACAGATAGTAATACAAAAGTTGATATAGCATTTTTACAAAATTATGGCCAACCAGGTTCATATATGTCAAAAGTTTATACAATATCACCAGGTGTAACTGAAATAGAAATTCCAACCATTTTTTCAGCTGATGTTGAAAAGGGTGGGCAAGTTATGGCAAGAGTTACTTCAGGAAGCACAGGTGCTACAGTAAAAATTCGTTTAAGTGGAGTAGATGAAATACCTCATTTAAATGTTAACAATATAATAAATGATACTTCTAAAGTGAATGAAGTTAAAGATAATATAAGAACATACATAAGAGATTTAAAAACATATGTAAATGAACTGCCACAAAGATATCCAGAAACAGTAAGTGATGAAGATAAGATAAATAATATTTATAAATATGAAAAGACTACTTCAGTATTAAATACAACTGATATTGAAGGTGATAGATTCACTCTTACTTTACCAGCAACAGAAATTCTTGCAGGAATAGAGCAGGGATTAAGTGGAAATGAGGAGGAAGAAGTAGAAAGAGTATATAATGCACTTTTGGCATGGGAACAGGAAATACAAGTTGGGTACGCTAAAAAAGGTGTATTTGAAGAAGTAAAAGATTTTAATAATAATGGAGAAATAGATTCAGAAGATGATGTGTATTTCAATTCTAATAAGGCACCATTAACAAGATTAAATGTAAAGTATCAAAGAATGATGATGGGAGCAGCTGCATATTCATCATCACATCATATAGGTGTAGGATTTGGAGCTTCTTCATATATGCAAGGAATACCTTATAAATTTGATGAGGATGGAAATGTAACAAATCAGGATGAAGCTAGATTATATGGAACATTAATGGGACATGAGATTGGACATTCTATGGATATTTCTAATAGAATCTATCCAGAGACAAGTAATAATTTATTAGCATCTATAACCCAAACAATGCTCAATGAAGATAATCCTCTTACATCTGGTGCAATGAATACTTTATATGAAAAAGTAACTTCTAATACAATTGGATTATCTACTAATAGAAGTGTAGTTCTTGGAATGTTGTGGCAACCATATTTAGCATATGAGGATAATGATACATATAAAATGCTTATTACAGATTTTGATGAAAATACTTCCAATGATTCATATTTTGCTAAATTAAATAGAGCTTATAGAAATATGAGTGCAGAAGAAAAGGCAGATGGAGATAGAGATCAGTACCTAATTAGAATGACATCCAAAGTAGCAGGTAGAAATTTAAGCAGTTTCTACATAGCACATGGAATTATTCCAAATGCGACTACGAGGGCATATGTTTCACAGTTTAAAGAAGAAACAAGACCAATACAATACATAAATGATGAAGCAAGAAGAATGAGGATGTCTAAAAAGGCGGATATGGAAAGTGATACATATTTAATAGCCTCATTTGGTAAAGATTCAAATGGCAATAAGGTTACTGATGGATCATATGTTAATTCTAAGGAAGTAAAAATTGAGTTATCAGTAGACAAGAGTGAAGAAAATATTCTTGGATATGAAATTTATAGAAATGGTCTTCCATGTGGTTTTGTAACAAGAGATAAAGATAAGTCTGTAACTGTCTATACTGATACTCTTGACAGTTTAAATAATAGAGTAATTGAATATAAAGCTATAGCTTATGATTACAATTTAAATTCAACAAATGAAGTTGAACTTGGTACAGTGAAAGTACGTCATGATGGCGGAGTTGCAAAAAGTAGCATAGAAATATCTTCAAATACTATAAGTGTACATGAGGAAAATAACGACATACATTCAAGCTGTTCAAACGAAGATTTAAAATATGCTTTAGATAATGATGATAATACCTATTATGAAGGAAGAATGTTTGTAAATGGTGAGTACAATTCATCTGTTCATGAATCTGTAATGAATCCTAACAATAATCCGTACATAATTCTTGATACAACAGAATTAAAGACTCTTGTTGGTATAAAATATACAGCTCCAACTGAAGAAAAAGGTCTAATATTTAAGAAATCAGGGATTGTTGATAGTGCACTAAAAAAATTCAAAATTGAAGTAAGTAAAGATGGAAATGAATGGACTACGGTTAAAACTTTTGATAAAGAGCCATTAAGCTTAAGCGGAGAAAACCCAAGCGCAACTATATACTTTGATGCTGAAGGAGTAACTGGTGGAACACAATTAGCTTCTTATAATGCAAGATATGTGAAAATAACTGCATTAGGAACTAAGCAAATTTCAGCAGCTGAACTTGAACTTATAACTCCTCCAGGTGACAATATTGAAATAGGGGTTGCAGTGGATAATATTAATTATGAAAATGGAATTGGATTATTAAAAGAAGATTATGCATATCAGCTTGATAATCCTGATACTGAAGAAAATGAATTCAGAAAGATTCCAAAAGGCTCAGTAATAATAACAGGTGAATATCGTGGTAATCCTGCATTTAATGTACCTTTAGTATTAAATCAAAATGAAGAGCATATAGCAGATAAGTATAATGGTTTATTATTTGCACAGATTCCTGATAATGGCGATTTAAAAGAAATATCAGAAGGAAATTGGGTTTATTGGGTAGAGCCAGAGTACTTAGATCACTTTATGAAAGAAAATAAAGAAATATTTGCGGAATTATATAGAACTGATACTGCAGATGCATCAGAAGGTGGTCAAAGATTAGTAAGTGATACATTTAAAGTTACAGTTCCAGAAATTTTACCAGAAATAACTTTAAATAGTGCTACAGGATTTAGAGCATCAAAAAGCTTAGTAACTATGAAGATAGATGATACTTTAATAAATAATATAAGTGAAAATAGATAA
- a CDS encoding ABC transporter ATP-binding protein has product MLKLENISFKYPGQKENTLNDISLEINEGTFLAIVGSNGSGKSTMCKLFNGIIPNFFVGDLEGNIFVDDIDTSKSNVAKLSSKVGYVYQDFENSIVRPSVFDEVSFAALNYGIDDYKERALEALKILDLEYLKDEYIWQLSGGQKHLVALASVVATKPKYIIIDEPVAQLDPHHARQTYEKLKVLNEEHGVTIIVIEHHTEFIADYCKEVVLLNKGRILWKKSVKDALNSVDDLMASNIFPPQVTQVAYALSKGEIGNLPICLNEAEIFFEKIKNNTGSLRENQLYTEKEETVSFNDVIAGYKDYSKNNKIVIDNINLKLLEDERIAIVGNNGAGKSTILKLISKLIKPSDGNVKIRKKDIADKSPEEVCNSVSYINQNPEEMFIDDSIEKDVAYFLKARKIENYEEIVEQILKELGLFEMKEKDPRLLSGGQQRRVSLAIGMGMTPEIILLDEPTASLDISSRKELLKILKLLNKYIKTSIVATHDMQLVADWASRVIVVNKGKIIFDGTPQSLFKRKDILNTANLVPPQIVELSRILGLEEISLRVDDILNYINITEENNYEAS; this is encoded by the coding sequence ATGTTAAAGTTAGAAAATATAAGTTTTAAATATCCAGGTCAGAAAGAAAATACACTAAATGATATATCACTAGAAATAAATGAAGGTACTTTTTTAGCTATAGTTGGTTCAAATGGTAGTGGAAAATCAACTATGTGTAAGCTGTTTAATGGTATAATACCTAATTTTTTTGTGGGAGATTTAGAGGGAAATATTTTTGTTGATGATATTGATACATCTAAAAGCAATGTAGCAAAATTATCTTCAAAAGTTGGATATGTTTATCAAGATTTTGAAAATAGTATAGTAAGGCCTAGTGTATTTGATGAAGTGAGTTTTGCTGCTTTAAATTATGGTATTGATGATTATAAAGAAAGAGCTCTTGAAGCTCTAAAAATATTAGATTTAGAGTATTTAAAAGATGAATATATATGGCAGTTATCAGGTGGTCAGAAGCATTTAGTTGCATTAGCAAGTGTTGTTGCAACTAAACCCAAATATATAATAATCGATGAACCAGTAGCCCAGCTTGATCCACATCATGCAAGACAAACTTACGAAAAGCTGAAAGTATTAAATGAAGAACATGGAGTAACAATTATCGTAATAGAACATCATACTGAATTTATAGCAGATTATTGTAAGGAAGTTGTTTTGCTTAACAAGGGAAGAATTCTTTGGAAAAAATCAGTAAAAGATGCTCTGAATTCTGTAGATGATCTTATGGCATCAAACATATTTCCACCACAAGTAACTCAGGTGGCATATGCATTATCTAAAGGTGAAATTGGAAACCTTCCAATATGTTTAAATGAGGCTGAAATATTTTTTGAAAAAATAAAAAATAATACAGGAAGTTTAAGAGAAAATCAATTGTATACAGAAAAGGAAGAAACCGTATCGTTTAATGATGTTATTGCTGGGTATAAAGATTATAGTAAAAATAACAAAATAGTGATTGATAATATTAATTTGAAACTTTTAGAAGATGAGAGAATAGCTATAGTTGGAAACAATGGAGCTGGTAAGTCAACTATATTGAAATTAATATCTAAATTAATTAAGCCATCAGATGGAAATGTTAAAATTAGGAAAAAAGATATAGCAGACAAGTCGCCAGAAGAAGTATGTAATTCAGTTTCATATATAAATCAGAATCCTGAAGAAATGTTTATAGATGATTCTATTGAAAAGGATGTTGCATATTTCTTAAAGGCAAGAAAGATAGAAAACTATGAAGAAATTGTTGAACAGATTTTAAAGGAACTTGGATTATTTGAAATGAAAGAAAAAGATCCAAGATTATTATCTGGAGGTCAACAAAGAAGAGTATCTCTTGCTATAGGCATGGGCATGACACCAGAAATAATACTGCTTGATGAACCTACTGCAAGCCTTGACATATCTTCAAGAAAAGAATTACTTAAAATTCTAAAATTATTGAATAAGTATATTAAAACTTCAATAGTAGCAACTCATGATATGCAGCTTGTTGCAGACTGGGCTTCTAGAGTTATTGTTGTAAATAAAGGAAAGATTATTTTTGATGGTACACCACAATCATTGTTTAAGAGAAAAGATATTTTAAATACAGCTAATCTTGTTCCACCACAAATAGTTGAACTAAGCAGAATTTTAGGCCTTGAAGAAATTAGCCTTAGAGTTGATGATATTTTAAATTATATAAATATTACGGAGGAAAATAACTATGAAGCTAGTTGA
- a CDS encoding PHP-associated domain-containing protein, with translation MNIDFHVHGLLSKKSKFDEELFLQAIENAKENGLNTFVLCEHFNAKDIYSIQSYLRENYEYEYDRYIVNDFSVFIGMEIDIKNGGHVILCGNRDNIEEIRKNLEDYITKPNFIDFEELLDMGEKCECLMIGSHPYRETHKLYLQPKELLKRLHALDLNATDIHSRGLEIVENEVKNLSQELNISYVTGSDSHYPIQLGSVRTIFNKNISTVKELINLIRENKYKVEVSKAIDLKVFSAKITKQYIKETIIELDNKKIDI, from the coding sequence ATGAATATAGATTTTCATGTTCATGGTTTATTAAGTAAAAAATCTAAATTTGATGAAGAGTTATTTTTACAGGCTATAGAAAATGCAAAGGAAAATGGACTAAATACTTTTGTATTATGTGAACATTTTAATGCAAAGGATATTTATAGCATTCAAAGTTACTTAAGAGAAAATTATGAATATGAGTATGATAGATATATAGTAAATGATTTTTCTGTCTTTATTGGTATGGAGATAGATATTAAAAATGGAGGACATGTTATATTATGTGGAAACAGAGATAACATAGAAGAAATTAGAAAGAATTTAGAAGATTATATTACAAAACCAAATTTTATTGATTTTGAAGAATTATTAGATATGGGTGAAAAATGTGAATGCTTAATGATTGGATCTCATCCGTATAGAGAAACACATAAATTATATCTTCAACCAAAGGAATTACTAAAAAGGCTTCATGCTTTAGATTTAAATGCAACAGACATACATTCAAGAGGATTAGAAATTGTTGAAAATGAAGTTAAAAATTTATCACAGGAACTTAATATTTCATATGTAACAGGTAGTGATAGTCACTATCCAATTCAATTAGGATCTGTAAGAACTATATTCAATAAAAATATATCCACAGTCAAAGAATTAATAAATCTAATTAGAGAAAATAAGTATAAAGTTGAAGTTTCTAAAGCTATAGATTTGAAAGTCTTTTCAGCTAAAATTACTAAACAATATATTAAAGAGACAATAATAGAATTAGATAATAAAAAAATAGATATTTAA